From the genome of Lotus japonicus ecotype B-129 chromosome 6, LjGifu_v1.2, one region includes:
- the LOC130721834 gene encoding uncharacterized protein LOC130721834: MRKFLVPRASIENVEIVQPEAEVEPPPNVANEFNPNEIVRDPGRRKQINEYAPNIQDEVRRAYMLKGPMQPKLAKFPRTGFGKVSRGFSKLWYDKNPWLEYSEFKDAAYCFYCFLFKQPGMAEHFGHEAFTKDGYKDWKHACQGLKDHVGSHGSSHNLCVERYDDFKNQRQSVTSSLARATKESEELYKIRLTSSLDCSRYLIAQGMAFRGHDESSSSLNKGNFLEMVDWLKCKNEQVRDAYDRGPKNCTMTSGNIQKELAMCCANEVTTKIMVELGDRKFSVLIDESRDISVKEQMAVMLRFLNDKGEIVERFLALQHVKDTTSEALKDALYGILDRFNLSISKIRGQGYDGASNMRGEYNGLQRKILDENPYAFYVHCYAHRLQLVVVSVASSCSSIHDFFEYISLIVNTTSASCKRRDSLRETQRKDILDSLEKGEISTGRGLHQSSNLARPGDTRWGSHHITLIRLDQMWSSVLTVLNMVDEDGRGQSQAAGLILKMESFEFAFILKLMLKLFGITNELSKTLQQKDLNIVLAMELVLVVKARLKTLRDSGWDELFGDVQEFCGHQCIPVPNMDEEIPVRGRSRKEGRTITNLHYYRVEIFYVAIDKICVEMDHRFSEGTNIVLDCFSCLDPNNSFSKFNVDKLAHLANIYHEDFSDDDRGTIKEQLATYILQVQRHASFSTCNDVASLAMKMVQTEKHLLFPLVYKLMELALILPVSTASVERAFSAMKLIKSKLRNKINDEWFNDLMICYTEREIFKSLNDVDILRTRKEDSENAFAP, encoded by the exons ATGAGGAAGTTTTTGGTTCCAAGAGCAAGTATTGAGAATGTGGAAATTGTTCAACCGGAAGCCGAAGTAGAACCACCGCCTAATGTGGCCAATGAGTTTAATCCAAACGAGATTGTGCGTGATCCGGGTCGTAGGAAACAAATTAATGAGTATGCTCCGAATATTCAAGACGAAGTCAGAAGGGCATATATGTTGAAGGGTCCAATGCAACCAAAATTGGCAAAATTTCCTCGTACTGGATTTGGAAAAGTTTCAAGAGGATTTTCTAAACTATGGTATGATAAGAACCCATGGTTAGAATATAGTGAGTTCAAGGATGCAGCTTATTGTTTCTATTGCTTTCTCTTTAAGCAACCCGGTATGGCCGAGCACTTTGGTCATGAAGCCTTCACCAAAGACGGATATAAAGATTGGAAACATGCATGTCAAGGTTTGAAAGATCATGTTGGTAGTCATGGTAGTAGCCACAACTTATGTGTCGAGCGCTATGATGATTTCAAGAATCAAAGACAAAGTGTGACAAGTAGCCTTGCTAGAGCAACCAAGGAATCAGAAGAGTTATATAAGATTCGTTTGACTTCTTCTTTAGATTGTTCAAGATATCTCATTGCACAAGGCATGGCTTTCCGTGGCCATGATGAATCATCCTCTTCTCTAAATAAGGGGAATTTTTTAGAGATGGTAGATTGGCTAAAATGTAAGAATGAACAAGTTAGAGATGCTTATGACCGTGGCCCAAAAAATTGTACAATGACTTCTGGTAACATTCAAAAGGAGCTTGCAATGTGTTGTGCAAATGAAGTTACCACTAAGATTATGGTAGAGCTTGGTGATAGAAAGTTCTCTGTGCTTATTGATGAGTCACGTGATATATCCGTCAAAGAGCAAATGGCGGTGATGTTGAG gtTTTTGAATGACAAAGGGGAGATTGTGGAACGATTTCTTGCTCTACAACATGTCAAAGATACTACATCCGAGGCACTAAAGGATGCTCTTTATGGTATTCTTGATCGTTTcaatttatctatttcaaaGATACGAGGGCAAGGATATGATGGAGCTTCAAATATGAGAGGTGAATATAATGGTTTGCAAAGAAAGATTTTAGATGAAAACCCTTATGCTTTCTATGTCCATTGCTATGCTCATCGTTTGCAATTGGTGGTTGTGTCTGTTGCTAGTAGTTGCTCATCTATTCATGATTTCTTTGAGTACATTTCCTTGATTGTGAACACAACAAGTGCATCTTGTAAGAGAAGAGATTCATTGAGGGAGACACAACGCAAAGATATTTTGGATAGTCTTGAGAAAGGTGAGATATCTACAGGAAGGGGCTTGCACCAATCATCTAATCTCGCAAGACCTGGGGATACTAGATGGGGTTCACATCATATTACCTTGATTCGTTTGGATCAAATGTGGTCTTCTGTGTTAACGGTGCTTAATATGGTTGATGAAGATGGACGTGGACAATCTCAAGCAGCAGGTTTGATATTAAAAATGGAGAGCTTTGAATTTGCTTTCATTTTGAAGCTTATGTTAAAGTTGTTTGGTATCACAAATGAGCTTTCAAAAACCTTACAACAAAAAGATCTTAATATTGTGCTTGCCATGGAATTAGTTCTTGTTGTCAAAGCTCGGTTGAAGACATTGAGAGATAGTGGTTGGGATGAATTATTTGGTGATGTCCAAGAATTTTGTGGTCATCAATGTATTCCGGTGCCAAATATGGATGAAGAAATACCGGTTCGGGGTCGTTCAAGGAAAGAAGGTAGGACTATCACTAATCTTCACTATTACCGTGTAGAGATTTTTTATGTTGCTATTGACAAAATATGTGTGGAGATGGATCACCGCTTTAGTGAAGGAACTAATATTGTGCTTGATTGTTTCTCATGTCTTGACCCCAATAACTCTTTCTCCAAGTttaatgttgataagcttgCTCATCTTGCTAATATTTATCATGAAGACTTTTCTGATGATGACCGTGGAACAATAAAGGAGCAACTTGCCACTTATATACTTCAAGTGCAAAGACATGCTTCCTTTTCTACTTGTAATGATGTTGCAAGTTTGGCTATGAAGATGGTTCAAACTGAGAAACATTTGTTATTTCCATTGGTCTACAAACTTATGGAGTTGGCTTTGATATTGCCGGTGTCGACAGCATCTGTTGAAAGAGCTTTTTCAGCAATGAAGCTTATCAAGTCTAAATTGCGCAACAAGATCAACGATGAGTGGTTCAATGACTTGATGATATGTTACACCGAGCGGGAGATATTCAAGTCACTTAATGATGTTGATATTCTTCGAACACGCAAAGAGGACTCGGAGAATGCATTTGCCCCGTGA
- the LOC130721957 gene encoding uncharacterized protein LOC130721957 produces MRKFLVPRASIENVEIVQPEAEVEPPPNVANEFNPNEIVCDPGHRKQINEYAPNIQDEVRRAYMLKGPMQPKLAKFPRTGFGKVSRGFSKLWYDKNPWLEYSEFKDAAYCFYCFLFKQPGRAEHFGHKAFTKDGYKDWKHACQGLKDHVGSHGSSHNLCVERYDDFKNQRQSVTSSLARATKESEELYKIRLTSSLDCSRYLIAQGMAFRGHDESSSSLNKGNFLEMVDWLKCKNEQVRDAYDRGPKNCTMTSGNIQKELAMCCANEVTTKIMVELGDRKFSVLIDESRDISVQEQMAVMLRFLNDKGEIVERFLALQHVKDTTSEALKDALYGILDRFNLSISKIRGQGYDGASNMRGEYNGLQRKILDENPYAFYVHCYAHHLQLVVVSVASSCSSIHDFFEYISLIVNTTSASCKRRDSLRETQRKDILDSLEKGEISTGRGLHQSSNLARPGDTRWGSHHITLIRLDQMWSSVLTVLNMVDEDGRGQSQAAGLILKMESFEFAFILKLMLKLFAITNELSKTLQQKDLNIVLAMELVLVVKARLKTLRDSGWDELFGDVQEFCGHQCIPVPNMDEEIPVRGRSRKEGRTITNLHYYRVEIFYVAIDKICVEMDHRFSEGTNIVLDCFSCLDPNNSFSKFNVDKLAHLANIYHEDFSDDDRGTIKEQLATYILQVQRHASFSTCNDVASLAMKMVQTEKHLLFPLVYKLMELALILPVSTASVERAFSAMKLIKFKLRNKINDEWFNDLMICYTEREIFKSLNEVDILRTFSAKRTRRMHLPRDFT; encoded by the exons ATGAGGAAGTTTTTGGTTCCAAGAGCAAGTATTGAGAATGTGGAAATTGTTCAACCGGAAGCCGAAGTAGAACCACCGCCTAATGTGGCCAATGAGTTTAATCCAaatgagattgtgtgtgatccGGGTCATAGGAAACAAATTAATGAGTATGCTCCGAATATTCAAGACGAAGTCAGAAGGGCATATATGTTGAAGGGTCCAATGCAACCAAAATTGGCAAAATTTCCTCGTACTGGATTTGGAAAAGTTTCAAGAGGATTTTCTAAACTATGGTATGATAAGAACCCATGGTTAGAATATAGTGAGTTCAAGGATGCAGCTTATTGTTTCTATTGCTTTCTCTTTAAGCAACCCGGTAGGGCCGAGCACTTTGGTCATAAAGCCTTCACCAAAGACGGATATAAAGATTGGAAACATGCATGTCAAGGTTTGAAAGATCATGTTGGTAGTCATGGTAGTAGCCACAACTTATGTGTCGAGCGCTATGATGATTTCAAGAATCAAAGACAAAGTGTGACAAGTAGCCTTGCTAGAGCAACCAAGGAATCAGAAGAGTTATATAAGATTCGTTTGACTTCTTCTTTAGATTGTTCAAGATATCTCATTGCACAAGGCATGGCTTTCCGTGGCCATGATGAATCATCCTCTTCTCTAAATAAGGGGAATTTTTTAGAGATGGTAGATTGGCTAAAATGTAAGAATGAACAAGTTAGAGATGCTTATGACCGTGGCCCAAAAAATTGTACAATGACTTCTGGTAACATTCAAAAGGAGCTTGCAATGTGTTGTGCAAATGAAGTCACCACTAAGATTATGGTAGAGCTTGGTGATAGAAAGTTCTCTGTGCTTATTGATGAGTCACGTGATATATCCGTCCAAGAGCAAATGGCGGTGATGTTGAG gtTTTTGAATGACAAAGGGGAGATTGTGGAACGATTTCTTGCTCTACAACATGTCAAAGATACTACATCCGAGGCACTAAAGGATGCTCTTTATGGTATTCTTGATCGTTTcaatttatctatttcaaaGATACGAGGGCAAGGATATGATGGAGCTTCAAATATGAGAGGTGAATATAATGGTTTGCAAAGAAAGATTTTAGATGAAAACCCTTATGCTTTCTATGTCCATTGCTATGCTCATCATTTGCAATTGGTGGTTGTGTCTGTTGCTAGTAGTTGCTCATCTATTCATGATTTCTTTGAGTACATTTCCTTGATTGTGAACACAACAAGTGCATCTTGTAAGAGAAGAGATTCATTGAGGGAGACACAACGCAAAGATATTTTGGATAGTCTTGAGAAAGGTGAGATATCTACAGGAAGGGGCTTGCACCAATCATCTAATCTCGCAAGACCTGGGGATACTAGATGGGGTTCACATCATATTACCTTGATTCGTTTGGATCAAATGTGGTCTTCTGTGTTAACGGTGCTTAATATGGTTGATGAAGATGGACGTGGACAATCTCAAGCAGCAGGTTTGATATTAAAAATGGAGAGCTTTGAATTTGCTTTCATTTTGAAGCTTATGTTAAAGTTGTTTGCTATCACAAATGAGCTTTCAAAAACCTTACAACAAAAAGATCTTAATATTGTGCTTGCCATGGAATTAGTTCTTGTTGTCAAAGCTCGGTTGAAGACATTGAGAGATAGTGGTTGGGATGAATTATTTGGTGATGTCCAAGAATTTTGTGGTCATCAATGTATTCCGGTGCCAAATATGGATGAAGAAATACCGGTTCGGGGTCGTTCAAGGAAAGAAGGTAGGACTATCACTAATCTTCACTATTACCGTGTAGAGATTTTTTATGTTGCTATTGACAAAATATGTGTGGAGATGGATCACCGCTTTAGTGAAGGAACTAATATTGTGCTTGATTGTTTCTCATGTCTTGACCCCAATAACTCTTTCTCCAAGTttaatgttgataagcttgCTCATCTTGCTAATATTTATCATGAAGACTTTTCTGATGATGACCGTGGAACAATAAAGGAGCAACTTGCCACTTATATACTTCAAGTGCAAAGACATGCTTCCTTTTCTACTTGTAATGATGTTGCAAGTTTGGCTATGAAGATGGTTCAAACTGAGAAACATTTGTTATTTCCATTGGTCTACAAACTTATGGAGTTGGCTTTGATATTGCCGGTGTCGACAGCATCTGTTGAAAGAGCTTTTTCAGCAATGAAGCTTATCAAGTTTAAATTGCGCAACAAGATCAACGATGAGTGGTTCAATGACTTGATGATATGTTACACCGAGCGGGAGATATTCAAGTCACTTAATGAAGTTGATATTCTTCGAACATTTTCCGCAAAGAGGACTCGGAGAATGCATTTGCCCCGTGATTTTACTTAG